A stretch of the Panicum virgatum strain AP13 chromosome 9N, P.virgatum_v5, whole genome shotgun sequence genome encodes the following:
- the LOC120688384 gene encoding uncharacterized protein LOC120688384: MALNTLQLPSNLARPSSYRFSPSSASYQPKPPVRLDTRTTAKKHQKRTTSVLKCRANLHGCMDEVVQTPKDQTTEIPIVMYPSVVFPGATLQLQAFEFRYRIMMHTLLQQGLKFGVIYCGKNGRMADVGCIVHAIKCERLIDDRFFLTCVGEDRFRVIEIVRTKPYVVARIQVLNDRPISEPQDDLGSLMQQVEQHLKNVAMLSDKLNLNQKLRGDHQAEQFRRMHSAASFSFLIARLFIDDRLEQQALLQMNDSTQRLAREGMYLERRSKYLAAIAAIKDAFQHLSCNEK; encoded by the coding sequence ATGGCCCTCAATACACTGCAACTTCCATCTAACTTAGCAAGGCCAAGCAGCTACAGGTTCAGTCCATCCTCGGCTTCTTACCAGCCAAAGCCGCCGGTGAGACTTGACACAAGGACCACCGCAAAGAAGCACCAGAAGAGAACCACATCAGTCCTTAAGTGCAGGGCCAATCTGCATGGCTGCATGGACGAGGTTGTTCAGACCCCCAAAGACCAGACGACTGAAATCCCAATCGTGATGTACCCGTCAGTGGTCTTCCCTGGTGCCACGCTTCAGCTGCAGGCATTTGAGTTCAGGTACCGCATAATGATGCACACCCTTCTTCAGCAAGGCCTCAAGTTTGGGGTCATCTACTGTGGCAAGAACGGCAGGATGGCAGATGTTGGGTGCATCGTCCATGCCATCAAGTGCGAGAGGCTCATCGATGACCGGTTCTTCCTCACCTGCGTAGGTGAAGATCGCTTCAGGGTCATCGAGATTGTCAGGACAAAGCCCTATGTTGTTGCAAGGATCCAGGTGCTCAACGACCGTCCCATCTCAGAGCCCCAGGACGACCTTGGGAGCCTGATGCAGCAGGTGGAGCAGCACCTTAAGAATGTGGCCATGCTTTCAGACAAACTGAACCTGAACCAGAAGCTGAGGGGAGATCACCAGGCTGAGCAATTCCGCAGGATGCACTCTGCGGCCTCTTTCTCATTCCTCATCGCGCGATTATTCATTGATGATCGCTTGGAGCAGCAGGCGCTGCTGCAGATGAATGACAGCACCCAGCGGTTGGCGCGAGAGGGGATGTACCTGGAGCGCAGGAGCAAGTACCTGGCTGCCATTGCAGCAATCAAGGACGCCTTTCAGCACCTGTCCTGCAACGAGAAGTAG